A single region of the Amphiura filiformis chromosome 7, Afil_fr2py, whole genome shotgun sequence genome encodes:
- the LOC140157947 gene encoding uncharacterized protein has protein sequence MLRPAPSVKRVETRRIRSIDTETFTKDIHESVLLTSPSGELEDLAHQFSTTLSDILDIHAPLLQRSVILRPHAPWYTDTLRAAKQERRRLERKWLKSKLVVDKEQFKQQCVQYKDLLNKAKNKFHRSQITDSEPKDLFRVVDKLSSPKPEETLPSYDCPKALADSFAQFFVDKVKKLRDSLDNNVDLPISTEIPEICSHSFSEFLTVSEEDVLKIIMSASITSCRLDPLPASLLKLCLHDLLSTITTIVNESLSTGVVPSSFKHACIHPLLKKPGLDRDVYANYRPISNLPYLGKVIERVAVLQLQSYLTDNHLHFRIQSAYRRHHSTETALLRVQNDILSALDQRQEAFLVLLDFSAAFDTIDHGLLFRRLATRYGIQDTALSWIQSYMSGRTQSVSIKNVLSDALPLIYGVPQGSVAGPLLFTLYSAPLHDLIQSHGVSSIVYADDTQLYLTFNPEDRESAIKKIETCIADIRFWCSTNKLVLNDKKTEFIHFSSQFSKSPAVQSQLSIGETVIQSSPRARNLGAVMDSSLRMTNHVDNLCRSAMCAIRKIGQIRQYLDNNTTCRLVHAFVTSRLDSVNSLLYGLSQSEIAKIQRVQNTAARLVLCASRREHITPLLCQLHWLPVEYRSMFKILLLTYKAMNEMAPAFICDLVNLYVPTRPLRSSCATRLQLARSNTKFYGDRSFVVAAATLWNRLPADVRQATSLPMFKSRLKTHLFRQCFHV, from the coding sequence ATGTTACGACCAGCGCCAAGTGTTAAACGTGTTGAAACCCGAAGAATTCGCAGTATCGATACTGAAACATTCACCAAAGACATACACGAGTCAGTTTTGTTAACCTCTCCGTCCGGTGAACTGGAAGATCTTGCACATCAGTTTTCTACAACTCTGTCAGATATTTTGGACATACATGCCCCGTTACTTCAGCGTTCTGTAATACTCAGACCTCATGCTCCATGGTACACGGACACTCTCCGTGCTGCTAAACAAGAGAGACGTCGTCTTGAGCGAAAGTGGTTGAAATCGAAACTGGTTGTTGATAAAGAACAGTTTAAGCAACAATGTGTTCAATACAAAGACCTTCTGAATAAAGCGAAGAATAAATTTCATCGTTCTCAGATAACTGACTCAGAGCCTAAAGATCTGTTCAGAGTCGTCGACAAGCTATCTAGTCCTAAGCCCGAAGAAACCTTGCCGTCATATGATTGTCCGAAGGCACTTGCTGACAGCTTTGCACAGTTCTTCGTTGACAAGGTGAAAAAACTTCGTGATAGCTTAGACAATAATGTTGACCTGCCAATTTCGACTGAAATCCCGGAAATCTGCTCTCATTCATTCTCCGAGTTTTTGACCGTTTCAGAGGAAGATGTGCTAAAGATCATAATGTCTGCTTCAATTACATCATGTCGCCTAGATCCCCTTCCAGCTTCGCTCTTAAAGTTGTGCTTACATGACCTGCTGTCGACCATTACTACCATCGTTAATGAATCTCTTTCCACTGGCGTCGTACCCTCGTCCTTTAAGCATGCTTGCATCCACCCGCTGCTAAAGAAACCTGGCCTGGACAGAGACGTGTACGCCAACTATCGTCCTATCTCCAATTTGCCATATTTAGGCAAAGTTATTGAGAGAGTTGCCGTTCTGCAGCTACAATCTTATCTTACCGACAACCACTTACATTTCCGCATTCAATCCGCTTACAGACGTCATCATAGTACGGAAACCGCCTTATTACGTGTCCAGAATGACATCTTAAGCGCCCTTGATCAGCGCCAAGAGGCTTTTCTAGTCCTCTTGGATTTCTCGGCGGCATTTGATACAATTGATCATGGTCTCCTGTTTCGCCGCCTTGCCACTCGCTATGGAATACAAGATACTGCCTTAAGCTGGATCCAGTCGTACATGAGTGGACGCACTCAGTCTGTTAGCATCAAAAATGTTCTCTCTGATGCACTGCCATTAATCTACGGTGTCCCCCAGGGATCGGTTGCTGGGCCGCTGTTATTTACACTCTATAGTGCGCCCCTTCATGACCTCATACAATCGCATGGTGTCAGTAGCATAGTATACGCAGATGACACTCAGCTATACTTGACATTCAATCCTGAAGATCGAGAGTCCGCAATAAAGAAGATTGAAACCTGCATTGCTGATATACGTTTTTGGTGTTCAACTAATAAGCTGGTTCTCAATGATAAGAAGACTGAGTTTATCCATTTCTCCTCTCAGTTCAGCAAGTCACCTGCAGTGCAATCCCAATTATCCATCGGTGAAACCGTGATTCAATCTTCACCACGAGCTCGTAATCTCGGAGCTGTTATGGATTCTTCACTTCGTATGACAAATCACGTGGATAATCTGTGTAGATCTGCTATGTGTGCCATCAGAAAAATCGGTCAGATACGACAATATCTGGATAACAACACGACTTGCAGGCTAGTACATGCTTTCGTGACATCGCGGCTGGACTCCGTCAATTCCCTCTTGTATGGTTTATCTCAATCTGAAATCGCGAAGATCCAACGTGTTCAAAACACCGCCGCTCGTCTTGTTTTGTGTGCATCTCGCCGTGAGCACATTACACCTTTGCTCTGTCAACTGCATTGGTTACCTGTTGAATACAGATCTATGTTTAAGATCCTGTTACTCACATACAAAGCCATGAATGAAATGGCGCCTGCGTTTATTTGTGATCTTGTTAATCTGTATGTTCCTACAAGACCGTTACGATCGTCATGTGCAACACGTCTCCAACTCGCTCGCTCAAACACGAAATTCTACGGTGATAGATCCTTTGTAGTCGCTGCAGCAACTCTGTGGAATCGCCTGCCCGCAGATGTCCGTCAAGCTACATCTCTGCCAATGTTCAAGTCACGATTAAAGACACATCTTTTTCGCCAATGTTTTCATGTTTGA